A window from Spiroplasma endosymbiont of Aspidapion aeneum encodes these proteins:
- a CDS encoding glycoside hydrolase family 1 protein — MNKNKFPDNFYWGASTSAYQCEGGWNEDGKTPGINDIIENTPQNSEISDFKIASDHYHRWKEDVALMAEMGLKMYRFSISWPRINPAQGVYNEKGLKFYDDLIDELKKNNIEPLVTMFHFDTPIWLQDMGGWANRIAIDEYYKYCEVLLKRYSKKVKYWQTINEQNMYVLAAAVISKTPTQAKDAWQGNHHMNLGQVKVIKLCHQITDCKIGPAPNISAVYHETSNPEDKIAAQTLDAIRNWMFLDPLCYGRYNSLAVNYLKSKDLMFKIEKGDLELLKDPMSRPDFIANNYYCSTTVRKPNDEDLKIEKTGDQHNIKSSFGAFAQTKNKFLKTTQFGWEIDPIGFRITLRDVWDRYHLPIVITECGIGCREKLDKDGKIHDQYRIDFYESYLKELAITINEGVEVFGFNPWSCFDLVSTHEGMEKRYGFIYVDRGEFDLRTLNRYKKDSFFWYKELIKNNGSNL, encoded by the coding sequence ATGAACAAAAATAAATTTCCAGATAATTTTTATTGAGGAGCATCAACTAGCGCATATCAATGTGAAGGTGGATGAAATGAAGATGGAAAAACACCAGGTATAAACGATATTATAGAAAACACACCCCAAAATTCAGAAATATCTGATTTTAAAATTGCTTCTGATCATTATCATCGATGAAAAGAAGATGTGGCTTTAATGGCAGAAATGGGACTAAAAATGTACAGGTTCTCAATTTCTTGACCAAGAATAAACCCAGCTCAAGGTGTATATAATGAAAAGGGTTTAAAATTTTATGACGACCTAATTGATGAACTAAAGAAAAATAATATTGAACCGTTAGTAACAATGTTTCACTTTGACACACCAATATGATTACAGGATATGGGTGGTTGGGCAAATAGAATTGCCATTGATGAATATTATAAATATTGTGAGGTTTTGCTAAAAAGATACTCTAAAAAAGTAAAATATTGGCAAACAATAAACGAGCAAAATATGTATGTTTTAGCAGCGGCAGTTATTTCTAAAACCCCAACCCAAGCAAAAGATGCCTGACAAGGTAATCACCATATGAATCTTGGTCAAGTAAAAGTTATAAAATTATGCCATCAAATAACAGATTGTAAAATTGGTCCCGCACCTAATATATCAGCAGTTTATCATGAAACAAGTAATCCAGAAGACAAAATTGCAGCTCAAACATTAGATGCAATCAGAAATTGAATGTTTTTAGACCCATTATGTTATGGAAGATATAATTCTCTTGCAGTTAATTACCTAAAAAGCAAAGATTTAATGTTTAAAATTGAAAAAGGGGATTTAGAACTTTTAAAAGACCCTATGTCAAGACCAGACTTTATTGCAAACAATTATTACTGTTCTACAACAGTTAGAAAACCAAATGATGAAGATTTAAAAATCGAAAAAACTGGTGACCAACATAACATCAAATCATCTTTTGGTGCATTTGCACAAACAAAAAATAAGTTTTTAAAAACAACTCAATTTGGTTGAGAAATAGACCCTATTGGTTTTAGAATCACATTAAGAGATGTTTGAGATAGATATCATTTACCAATTGTGATTACTGAATGTGGAATTGGATGTAGGGAAAAATTAGATAAGGATGGTAAAATTCACGATCAATATCGAATTGATTTTTATGAAAGTTATTTAAAAGAATTGGCAATAACAATTAATGAGGGAGTTGAAGTCTTTGGCTTTAATCCATGAAGTTGCTTTGACCTTGTTTCTACACACGAAGGAATGGAAAAACGATATGGATTTATTTATGTAGATCGCGGAGAATTTGATCTTAGAACTCTAAATCGCTACAAAAAGGATAGTTTTTTCTGATACAAAGAATTGATTAAGAATAATGGTAGCAACTTATAA
- a CDS encoding PTS sugar transporter subunit IIB: protein MRKILLACAGGMSTSIIVGKMNKYASSQGIEVEIKALAANEALERLKEGWEIILLGPQVKFYKEQLDAEIKKENLTIPVYVIPFQDYGSADGEAILKMAFKLLGDK, encoded by the coding sequence ATGAGAAAAATATTATTAGCGTGTGCTGGTGGAATGAGTACTTCAATTATTGTTGGTAAGATGAATAAATATGCATCTAGCCAAGGTATTGAGGTTGAAATCAAAGCATTAGCTGCAAATGAGGCTCTTGAAAGACTTAAAGAAGGTTGAGAAATTATATTACTTGGCCCACAAGTTAAGTTTTATAAGGAACAGCTTGATGCAGAAATTAAAAAAGAAAATTTAACAATACCAGTTTATGTAATTCCCTTCCAAGACTATGGTTCTGCTGACGGAGAAGCAATATTAAAAATGGCATTTAAGTTACTAGGAGATAAATAA
- a CDS encoding ROK family protein: MLKLAFDIGGSAIKIGWINKDYKIIKRDRIEHNGLRLQFDEVVKEIEDYIDKQDLSQFSDICISSPGAIEKKTGKILGINAVLNSVGKSYVKSFSKKYNQKIYCENDSNCATLAELKIGNAIGVDNAIIVVVGSGVGGSLVINKQLYRGSSYFAGELGFVYEGEVSEDIKKMFPMIKAKVGSFYGMYFLCAKYEHLTKTKKNGEQIFALYEKDNIAKECVDEIIFGLAKIISNATAVVDPSLVLIGGAVSANDTFLRLLKKKIKIIYFDKMVANGKFKVNRCKFGNDSNLLGAALLVEES; encoded by the coding sequence ATGCTAAAGCTTGCATTTGATATTGGAGGGTCAGCAATCAAAATAGGGTGGATTAATAAGGATTATAAAATAATAAAAAGGGATAGAATTGAACACAATGGCTTGCGTCTACAATTTGACGAAGTTGTTAAGGAAATTGAAGATTATATAGATAAGCAAGATCTTAGCCAATTTTCAGATATTTGTATTTCATCACCTGGTGCAATTGAAAAAAAGACTGGAAAAATACTAGGTATTAATGCAGTTCTAAATTCTGTTGGAAAAAGTTATGTTAAATCTTTTTCAAAAAAATATAATCAAAAAATTTATTGTGAAAATGATTCTAATTGTGCAACATTAGCTGAATTAAAAATAGGAAATGCTATTGGTGTTGACAATGCTATTATTGTTGTTGTTGGGTCTGGTGTTGGTGGTTCTCTAGTTATTAATAAACAACTATATAGAGGTTCTTCCTATTTTGCTGGTGAGCTTGGATTTGTATATGAAGGAGAAGTTTCAGAAGATATTAAAAAAATGTTCCCAATGATTAAAGCAAAAGTTGGTAGCTTTTATGGAATGTATTTTTTATGTGCAAAATACGAACACTTAACAAAAACTAAAAAAAATGGTGAGCAAATATTCGCTCTTTATGAAAAAGATAATATAGCAAAAGAATGTGTTGATGAAATTATTTTTGGATTAGCAAAAATCATTTCAAACGCTACTGCTGTAGTTGATCCAAGTCTAGTTTTAATTGGGGGGGCAGTTAGTGCGAATGATACCTTTTTAAGATTGTTAAAGAAAAAAATAAAAATTATTTATTTTGATAAAATGGTTGCTAATGGTAAATTTAAAGTTAATCGTTGTAAATTTGGAAATGATTCAAATTTATTAGGGGCAGCACTTTTGGTTGAGGAAAGTTAG
- a CDS encoding ATP-binding cassette domain-containing protein has translation MNSQFLIQYSTKKLKRKGKIMEQKSLIKLENVTKKYKNGNGIFDINLDIYEGEVYGYLGPNGAGKSTTIRQILGFLKPQIGKITINGFDVWKDTRETHKIIGYIPGEIAMMEFMTGTEFIRYNFNLHKLTDWSKVENLIKFWEFDPKIKIKAMSKGMKQKVGLVCAWMHDPKIFILDEPTSGLDPLMQDKFINLIENEKRNNKTVILSSHIFQEIEKTCDRVAIIRAGRIVSRIDMKEIKYHDNKKFDVQFVDAKTYKEFKSSVAEIYGRDEKWNSIKFSVKNDNIDKFIKEISKFNVSFIREIPFTLEEYFMRFYEKNSKDMEEIKNV, from the coding sequence ATGAATTCACAGTTTTTAATTCAATATTCTACTAAAAAATTAAAAAGAAAGGGAAAAATTATGGAGCAAAAATCATTAATAAAGTTAGAAAATGTTACTAAGAAATATAAAAATGGTAATGGTATTTTTGATATTAATTTAGATATTTACGAAGGTGAAGTTTATGGTTATTTAGGACCAAATGGAGCCGGAAAATCAACAACTATTAGACAAATCTTAGGATTTTTAAAACCGCAAATTGGGAAAATTACCATTAATGGTTTTGATGTGTGAAAAGATACAAGAGAAACACATAAAATAATAGGATACATTCCAGGAGAAATTGCTATGATGGAATTTATGACAGGAACAGAGTTTATTCGTTATAACTTTAACCTCCATAAATTAACCGATTGATCAAAAGTTGAAAATTTAATTAAATTTTGAGAATTTGATCCCAAAATTAAAATTAAGGCAATGTCAAAAGGAATGAAACAAAAGGTTGGTTTAGTTTGTGCATGAATGCATGACCCTAAAATTTTTATTTTAGATGAACCTACATCAGGTCTTGATCCTTTGATGCAAGATAAATTTATTAATCTAATTGAAAATGAAAAAAGAAACAATAAAACAGTCATTCTAAGTTCACATATTTTCCAAGAAATTGAAAAAACATGTGACCGTGTGGCGATAATAAGAGCTGGAAGAATTGTTTCTCGTATCGATATGAAAGAAATAAAATATCATGATAATAAAAAATTTGATGTTCAGTTTGTAGATGCTAAAACTTACAAGGAATTTAAATCATCGGTTGCTGAAATATATGGTAGAGATGAAAAATGAAACTCTATTAAATTTTCAGTCAAAAACGATAATATTGATAAATTTATCAAGGAAATATCAAAATTTAATGTTAGTTTTATTAGAGAAATACCATTTACATTAGAAGAATACTTTATGAGATTTTATGAAAAGAATTCAAAGGATATGGAGGAAATTAAAAATGTTTAA
- a CDS encoding ABC transporter permease subunit: MFNSYIFLKQLKGKWLFILVVNLIIILLSILVVFVLNTPLDKNKPTPDISTVDAALSQIMENQFALALLVSGCVLSSFFIVREIYTCSMTYIICSPVSRTTIISTKIIFMLFSILFGYIVNLIIVSPCVALTSKDTGFTIENYIFKLTGLYIFGLLLSAIPFFAAVATKTSTMAYVFGIGIPVAFNVAYIISLVSSDMNFLKYITFYTLFINPLMEDKNAWNAEIPPASKWVAHYLVLFIGSAGLYIGSAIVFKHKDLQL; the protein is encoded by the coding sequence ATGTTTAATAGTTACATATTTTTAAAACAACTTAAGGGTAAATGATTATTTATTTTGGTAGTTAATTTAATTATTATCTTATTGTCTATTCTTGTTGTGTTTGTACTTAATACACCTTTAGATAAAAATAAGCCAACGCCAGATATTTCAACTGTTGATGCTGCATTATCACAAATTATGGAGAATCAATTTGCTTTAGCATTGTTAGTTTCTGGGTGTGTTCTAAGTAGTTTCTTTATTGTTAGAGAAATTTATACTTGTTCTATGACATATATTATATGTTCTCCAGTTTCAAGAACAACCATAATTTCTACAAAAATTATATTTATGTTATTTTCTATTTTATTTGGTTATATTGTAAATCTTATTATTGTATCTCCGTGTGTTGCATTAACATCAAAAGATACTGGATTTACTATCGAAAATTATATATTTAAACTAACAGGTTTATATATATTTGGTCTATTACTTTCAGCGATACCATTCTTTGCAGCTGTTGCAACAAAGACATCAACAATGGCATATGTTTTTGGAATTGGTATTCCTGTTGCTTTCAATGTTGCATATATTATTTCATTGGTAAGTAGTGATATGAACTTCTTAAAATATATTACATTTTACACTTTATTCATCAATCCATTAATGGAGGATAAAAATGCTTGAAATGCAGAAATACCGCCAGCATCTAAATGAGTTGCCCACTACCTTGTCCTTTTCATAGGATCAGCTGGATTATATATTGGTTCTGCAATTGTATTTAAACACAAAGACTTACAATTATAA
- a CDS encoding PTS sugar transporter subunit IIA — protein sequence MEKIFLNCNFKNKKEALEKVFDIFREYNVPEDYIKSIHKREKMSSFSIGYSIAIPHGTYEASMLLHDSLIIILHINSPIKWDGESVQIIVGLAIREDKQIDILQNIAINAMNENFFNDMLNNPTKEKLVNFTKEEEKWI from the coding sequence ATGGAAAAAATATTTTTAAATTGTAATTTTAAAAATAAAAAAGAAGCTTTAGAAAAAGTGTTTGATATTTTTCGAGAATATAATGTTCCAGAGGATTATATAAAGTCAATTCATAAACGAGAAAAAATGTCTTCATTTAGCATTGGGTATTCTATAGCAATTCCGCATGGTACATATGAGGCAAGTATGCTTCTACATGATTCATTAATTATAATTTTACACATAAACTCACCAATTAAATGAGATGGTGAAAGTGTTCAAATAATTGTAGGACTAGCAATTAGAGAGGATAAACAAATAGATATTTTACAAAATATTGCAATTAATGCAATGAATGAGAATTTTTTTAATGATATGTTAAACAACCCCACTAAAGAAAAATTGGTCAATTTTACAAAAGAAGAAGAGAAATGAATATAA
- the srlD gene encoding sorbitol-6-phosphate dehydrogenase, translated as MQKTDKKNIIIAGGAKSLGKYLALKLYNDNYNIIVLDNDEKSLELLKKESPDIKQIKVNLIDEQSVLSAFAIIEKEFGSIYALVYNAGYANSNKITDFTYDEFMKCINVNLVGYFLLARETAKNMIKNNIQGSIIEINSKSGCVGSMFNAGYSAAKFGGVGLTQSLALDLAKHNIRVNALMLGNLLNSQMFESLIPAYAKKLNIAENKVKDYYIAKVPLKRGCEFEDVYNVLSFYISEKASYCTGQSIKITGGQVM; from the coding sequence ATGCAAAAAACAGATAAAAAAAATATAATTATTGCTGGTGGTGCAAAAAGTCTAGGTAAATATTTAGCTTTAAAATTATATAATGATAATTACAATATCATTGTCTTAGACAATGATGAAAAATCGTTAGAATTATTAAAAAAAGAATCACCAGATATAAAACAAATAAAGGTAAACTTAATAGATGAGCAATCTGTCTTATCAGCTTTTGCAATAATTGAAAAAGAATTTGGTAGTATATATGCCCTGGTTTATAATGCTGGTTATGCAAATTCAAATAAAATCACAGATTTTACTTATGATGAGTTTATGAAGTGTATAAATGTCAACTTAGTTGGTTATTTCTTATTAGCTAGAGAAACTGCTAAAAATATGATAAAAAATAATATTCAGGGTTCAATTATAGAAATTAATTCTAAATCTGGGTGTGTTGGTTCAATGTTTAATGCTGGTTATTCTGCTGCTAAGTTTGGCGGAGTTGGTTTAACCCAATCATTAGCACTTGATCTGGCCAAACACAATATTAGAGTTAATGCTTTAATGCTTGGTAACCTATTAAATTCCCAAATGTTTGAGTCATTAATACCAGCTTATGCTAAAAAATTAAATATTGCCGAAAATAAAGTTAAAGATTATTATATTGCTAAAGTACCGTTAAAAAGAGGTTGTGAATTCGAAGATGTTTATAATGTTTTATCATTTTATATATCAGAAAAAGCATCATATTGTACTGGTCAATCAATAAAAATAACAGGTGGGCAGGTAATGTAA
- a CDS encoding MurR/RpiR family transcriptional regulator — MKHELLKKIEDISIDEHVDKGTRDIAKFFLDNFRNIDKISITKVAEKCNTSPTKVTRLSERIGLKGFSELKLRLLDISNSVIIDGDYVNVSERITRNKDVFFDKYIDIHKESFNNQFLYLKNKDMSKFTTAINKARFVYLFAFNLSYNISKNFVQRLRWYDINIISECDPVSIDTYINKISKEDLVFLISISGNNMLVTDLANRLHGRTDLFGIVDSSCKFKDKFNDYLQFETNEIKLWNINSIKAQLVIQLLDFIFVNWIVAR; from the coding sequence ATGAAACATGAACTTTTAAAAAAAATTGAAGATATTTCCATTGATGAACACGTAGATAAAGGAACTAGAGACATTGCTAAGTTTTTTTTAGATAATTTTAGAAATATTGATAAAATATCAATAACCAAAGTTGCTGAGAAATGCAACACAAGCCCAACAAAAGTTACAAGATTGTCTGAGCGAATTGGATTGAAAGGATTTTCTGAACTAAAATTAAGATTATTAGATATTTCTAACTCAGTAATAATTGATGGAGATTATGTTAATGTCTCTGAGAGAATAACGAGAAATAAGGATGTTTTTTTTGATAAGTATATAGATATTCATAAAGAATCCTTTAATAATCAATTTTTATATCTTAAAAATAAGGATATGAGTAAATTTACTACAGCAATTAATAAAGCAAGATTTGTTTATTTATTTGCTTTTAATCTTTCATATAACATATCAAAAAATTTTGTCCAAAGATTGCGTTGATATGATATTAATATTATTTCTGAGTGTGATCCTGTTTCAATTGACACTTATATTAATAAAATCTCAAAAGAAGATTTAGTCTTTTTAATTTCAATTTCTGGAAACAATATGTTAGTTACAGATTTAGCAAATAGGTTACATGGACGAACTGATTTATTTGGTATTGTTGATTCTTCTTGTAAATTTAAAGACAAATTTAATGATTATCTTCAATTTGAGACAAATGAGATAAAATTATGAAATATTAACTCTATTAAAGCTCAACTTGTTATTCAATTATTAGATTTTATTTTTGTCAATTGAATTGTAGCAAGATAG
- a CDS encoding ABC transporter ATP-binding protein → MNKITISNISKSFKSKKILDDLNIEFVEGKVYGLLGLNGSGKTTLLRIIFNEVKQDTGLVKYNNNLLNKDIYSFMYYYPENDNIPLSITIFDYWISLSLLANVNKKSVFNIIESSKELLKGINYKKTIIRKLSSGQKKIVSLISCFILKPKFIFLDEPTANLDKNNKDIVLTAIREFKKRGMCVIVVTHLFNEIDNIIDQVIILDKCKIVYNNIKDPNISTGDIFNQYVKKKDLDIYFKEWDLM, encoded by the coding sequence ATGAACAAAATAACAATCTCAAACATTTCTAAATCATTCAAATCTAAAAAAATATTAGATGATTTAAATATTGAATTTGTTGAAGGTAAGGTATATGGTTTATTAGGGCTAAATGGATCGGGAAAGACTACACTTTTAAGAATAATATTTAATGAAGTAAAACAAGATACCGGTTTAGTAAAATATAATAATAATTTATTAAATAAAGACATTTATTCTTTTATGTATTATTATCCAGAAAATGATAACATTCCGCTTTCAATTACTATTTTTGATTATTGAATTTCACTTTCGCTGCTAGCAAATGTTAATAAAAAATCAGTTTTTAATATTATAGAATCGAGCAAAGAACTTCTCAAAGGAATAAACTATAAAAAAACGATAATTAGAAAACTGTCTTCAGGTCAAAAGAAAATTGTTTCTTTGATATCTTGTTTTATTTTGAAACCAAAATTTATTTTTTTAGATGAACCAACAGCAAATCTTGACAAAAATAATAAAGATATTGTGTTAACAGCAATTAGAGAGTTCAAAAAAAGAGGGATGTGTGTAATTGTTGTAACACACCTATTTAACGAGATCGATAATATAATAGACCAAGTTATTATTCTAGATAAATGCAAAATAGTTTATAACAATATAAAGGACCCAAATATTTCTACCGGGGATATATTTAATCAATATGTTAAAAAGAAAGATTTGGATATTTACTTTAAAGAGTGAGATTTGATGTAA
- a CDS encoding polysaccharide deacetylase family protein produces MNAKLKYSILGTTIMFIFILFFNFFYISSKSSSEVNKIDTNKNVTMLTFDDGPGEADLKILKILNNNNIHATFFEVGCNLAKYRFSDKFEEAHPELKKNEESVEDSKKSDSITTIVQKILNSGNFIGNHTYNHQKYVNKISSLIDELKITNMLIKEVYKENLGVDISSSQIPVRMPYLQYFPGVEYALKQAGNSYIARGYLGTDYFEKEAGVAKILTQYETHLKKGIIFCCHSKDYAQEWLPLLIEYLRDKNYTKFATFWPKNLDSSISSFKENSYENYGRLVK; encoded by the coding sequence GTGAATGCAAAATTAAAATACAGTATTCTAGGTACAACAATAATGTTTATATTTATATTGTTTTTTAATTTCTTTTATATCTCATCTAAGTCAAGTAGTGAAGTTAATAAAATTGATACAAATAAAAATGTAACTATGTTAACTTTTGATGATGGTCCGGGAGAAGCAGACCTAAAAATTTTAAAAATTTTAAATAATAATAATATTCATGCAACATTTTTTGAAGTGGGATGCAATCTTGCTAAATATAGATTTTCCGATAAGTTTGAAGAAGCACACCCTGAGTTAAAGAAAAATGAAGAGTCAGTTGAAGATAGTAAAAAATCAGACTCTATAACAACGATTGTACAAAAAATTCTCAATTCTGGCAATTTTATTGGCAATCATACCTATAATCACCAGAAATATGTTAATAAAATATCATCTTTAATAGACGAATTAAAAATAACAAATATGTTAATTAAAGAAGTGTACAAAGAAAATCTTGGTGTTGATATATCCTCCAGTCAAATTCCAGTAAGGATGCCATATTTACAATATTTTCCTGGCGTCGAGTATGCATTAAAACAAGCTGGAAATAGTTATATTGCTAGAGGATATCTTGGTACTGATTATTTTGAAAAAGAAGCTGGGGTTGCTAAAATTTTAACCCAATATGAAACACATCTAAAAAAAGGAATTATATTTTGTTGTCATTCAAAAGATTATGCTCAAGAGTGGTTACCATTATTAATTGAGTATTTAAGAGATAAAAACTATACTAAATTTGCAACATTTTGACCAAAAAACTTAGATAGTAGCATTAGTTCTTTTAAAGAGAATTCTTACGAAAACTATGGAAGGTTGGTTAAATAA